The Lutibacter sp. Hel_I_33_5 genome has a window encoding:
- a CDS encoding type IX secretion system membrane protein PorP/SprF — protein MKLEKILVGLLMLLSVSIYAQQDPQYTHYMYNMNIVNPAYAGSQEAMTVNFLGRSQWIGIQGAPQTVTLGIHAPVGKKVGLGLSIIADRLGPVREQSSYADFSYTLQVGEDKHLALGLKAGFSFLDVNLPFIQTTNPGDVAFANRINRALPNFGAGVFYYTDKFYAGVSLPNMLKTLHFDKAGGSITKASDVAHYFITSGYVFDLSETLKFKPSFMVKTAPGAPTSIDLSGNILLNDKLEFGLSYRFDDSISTLINVRATNNLRLGYAYDHTVSNLGQFNSGSHEVFLLFDFSFVSDKIKSPRFF, from the coding sequence ATGAAATTAGAGAAGATATTAGTAGGGTTATTAATGCTATTGAGCGTAAGTATTTACGCTCAGCAAGACCCACAGTACACGCATTATATGTACAATATGAACATTGTGAATCCGGCCTATGCAGGATCACAAGAAGCGATGACGGTTAACTTTTTAGGGAGAAGCCAGTGGATTGGTATCCAAGGCGCCCCCCAAACAGTAACTCTAGGAATTCATGCACCTGTAGGAAAAAAGGTAGGATTAGGACTCTCTATTATAGCAGATAGACTAGGACCTGTAAGAGAACAAAGCTCGTATGCAGATTTTAGTTATACCCTGCAAGTAGGAGAGGACAAACACTTAGCCTTAGGATTAAAAGCAGGATTCTCCTTTTTAGATGTGAACTTGCCTTTTATCCAAACAACCAACCCAGGAGATGTGGCTTTTGCCAATCGAATTAACAGAGCGCTCCCAAACTTTGGAGCAGGAGTTTTTTATTATACTGATAAGTTCTATGCAGGAGTCTCTTTACCCAATATGTTAAAGACCCTCCATTTTGATAAGGCAGGAGGAAGTATAACAAAAGCAAGTGATGTAGCCCATTACTTTATTACCAGTGGATATGTATTTGATTTAAGTGAAACTTTAAAGTTCAAACCTTCATTTATGGTCAAGACCGCACCTGGAGCACCAACCTCGATAGACCTATCAGGAAACATACTATTGAATGATAAACTAGAATTTGGACTCTCATACCGTTTTGATGATTCTATATCAACCCTTATCAATGTACGAGCAACTAACAACCTGAGATTAGGCTATGCCTATGATCATACGGTTAGTAATTTAGGACAATTTAATTCAGGCTCCCATGAGGTGTTTTTATTATTTGATTTTTCATTTGTTAGTGATAAGATAAAATCACCAAGATTCTTTTAA
- a CDS encoding OmpA family protein, whose amino-acid sequence MKTYVHNIKKTIKQSIIVALVLLLGTTQINAQETTYSVYSVEGINTEGADFSPMYYKDNVVFASERPDKRTVRHRWGKDKRTFLDLYIAKVEDSTNLVKEIDYFSIDKLNTTYHESNAVFTNDHQTIYFTRNNYYKKRYRTDKRGINKLKLYKATRNEEDTAWEDLEELPFNSDEFSTGHPALSADNKTLYFTSDREGGFGKTDIYKVKINEDGSYGEVMNLGQDINTTGKEMFPFVTKDNKLYFSSDGRKGLGGLDIYKYNLNSKDKATSLGTSINSSADDFGIVINETQNPRRGYFSSNRAGGLGDDDIYGFTEQRIAEEIKPCEQSVTGYVRDKELKIPLANAKVTIKQREDSKTIATITTDLQGKFSYKLPCNNNYTAIASKEYYKPDQDIFSTTDTAKLDLDLAFDLGLVDGLTYNNRNEIIINIKPIYFATNKSTIRPDAARELDYIVSIMQKYPKMIIKAASHTDSRGRDSYNEALSKRRAESTMNYITRKGISSNRITAQGYGETQLTNGCINGVRCSKGEHQLNRRTEFIIIRLKE is encoded by the coding sequence ATGAAAACATATGTACACAATATTAAAAAGACAATAAAACAAAGTATCATCGTAGCATTAGTACTGCTACTGGGTACTACACAAATAAACGCACAAGAAACTACTTATAGCGTTTATAGCGTAGAAGGCATCAACACAGAAGGAGCAGACTTTAGTCCGATGTATTATAAAGACAATGTAGTTTTTGCTTCAGAAAGACCAGACAAACGTACGGTAAGACACCGTTGGGGAAAAGACAAGAGAACCTTTTTAGACCTATACATAGCCAAAGTAGAAGATTCAACGAACTTAGTTAAAGAGATAGACTACTTCTCAATCGATAAGTTAAACACGACCTATCATGAATCTAATGCCGTGTTTACAAACGATCATCAAACAATATATTTTACACGCAATAATTATTATAAGAAACGTTATAGAACCGATAAGCGAGGAATCAATAAACTAAAACTCTACAAAGCAACAAGAAACGAAGAAGATACAGCTTGGGAAGATTTAGAAGAACTCCCTTTTAATAGTGATGAATTTTCCACAGGACATCCAGCATTAAGTGCAGATAATAAAACACTGTATTTTACCTCAGATAGAGAAGGCGGCTTTGGAAAGACGGACATCTATAAAGTTAAAATAAATGAAGATGGAAGTTATGGAGAAGTAATGAACCTAGGACAAGATATCAACACAACAGGAAAAGAGATGTTTCCGTTTGTAACCAAAGACAACAAATTGTATTTTTCATCAGACGGAAGAAAAGGTTTAGGAGGCTTAGATATATATAAGTACAACCTAAATAGTAAAGATAAAGCAACAAGTTTAGGAACATCAATAAATAGTAGTGCAGATGACTTTGGAATTGTCATCAATGAAACTCAAAATCCAAGAAGAGGGTATTTCTCATCGAACAGAGCAGGTGGATTAGGAGATGATGATATTTATGGATTTACCGAACAGCGAATCGCAGAAGAAATCAAACCCTGTGAACAAAGTGTAACAGGGTATGTAAGAGACAAAGAATTAAAGATTCCATTAGCCAATGCAAAGGTGACTATTAAGCAAAGAGAAGATAGTAAAACAATAGCAACAATAACAACAGACTTACAAGGAAAGTTTAGTTATAAACTACCTTGTAATAACAACTACACTGCTATTGCATCAAAGGAATATTATAAGCCAGATCAAGATATTTTTAGTACAACAGATACAGCTAAATTAGATTTAGATCTAGCCTTTGATTTAGGTTTAGTAGATGGCTTGACTTATAACAACAGGAATGAAATTATCATCAATATAAAACCAATTTACTTTGCTACTAATAAGTCAACAATTAGACCAGATGCTGCGAGAGAGTTGGATTATATTGTAAGTATAATGCAGAAGTATCCAAAGATGATTATCAAAGCAGCATCGCATACAGATTCAAGAGGAAGAGATTCTTATAATGAAGCTTTATCAAAAAGAAGAGCAGAGTCAACGATGAACTACATCACAAGAAAAGGAATTAGTTCAAACAGAATCACAGCACAGGGATATGGAGAAACTCAATTGACCAATGGATGTATAAACGGCGTACGATGTTCTAAAGGAGAACATCAATTGAACAGAAGAACTGAGTTTATCATTATAAGATTAAAAGAGTAA